TGAAACATGATTATGTACCAAACATAtctgtttaatttttgtatatttattttaaaggaaAATATAGTGCTATTTATACTAACGGGAATGTTGCTTTTATTGCTCAACAATTCGGGGGTGGATCGTCGCATAGCGCTTAAGCTTTTGTGTTCTGGAGACGCTTGTCAGTTTTCCGGTAAAAggtttgtaatattataattttaaactatttttctaCGTTTACGTTATCAATATAATTGGTGAGTTACAATTTGTTTTCAGATTGGTATTTAAATGTAGCACAGCGGCTTTCTTCTTATCCATGTTTAGTAGCAGATTGATTACTTCATCCATGATTACGCAAATGGTAACGCCTGCTCTTATGGATTTACAGGTACGTTCGATTTGATGTCGTGTTCGGATTTTCAGTTTCACATATTCCCATCAAAAATTACTAAAGAACATTGTGATGTTAACAATATCCCAAAGCACTGATGAAatatctatactgagactttagaacttgtatctcaaggtgggtggcgcgtctacgttgtagatgtctatgggctccagtaaccaattaacgccaagtggactgtgagctcatccacccacctaagcaataaaaaaaaattgtattattaaaaaaacgagTATCCAGCTTGGGCTTTCAAAAAACCGTAATTGAATTTTTCTAACCAGATTTTTGTATGCCTTACCTGTAAAATTTTTTTAGTCTGCAACATCAAGATATAGAGACAGCGAGCCTGATTATGATGAGATGAGGTACATCATTAACAACGCCATTCAAACCGCGTCAGCTATCGGTAACTATcgaatatcaaaattaaattttacttcagTTTCTAAACGTTACTTCCCATTAGAGTGACGATTAAAGTAGACTCTGTACAACATACTACATCCATGTCTTGGTTCAATCCAAAATATCTGATTAAGAACAAGCTGCtgttggtttaatgtattttaatataaagtaCAAGATAATTGGTattagggcatcttgtgagcctcctccttgcgtcggtttcctcattactgagagtcatggtcatggccttgaaacagctTAAATGTTTCTCTGTCCATGACTCTCTTGGGATGTAATTGTGGTGGGCTCCCACGTCCTTCCACATCAGTATTTCGAAGGGATTTTGTCCTTCACGGCAAACTTGTGAGCCTACACCACTACTATATTTATTACTGCCGCAAATATATGATGTGTACTTCGCTATAAAAATGCGACAGGTCTTTAAGCAGTATTACTTGGACTTTGATCTTATGTATTttgtaagaacggaacgtatgaaaagagtggaacggagcgttaagatgtgagtgagagaaaaccggaaagaaagggaaaagagagtAACAGACAGAATTACAGAGAAAAgtaagatggcgaagacggttaaaaatGTGTAAGGCGTAACAAAGGTGTTAATcaatctttattattataaccgaagattttggaacagtgacaattttattttatacgctGCGAACCCTATTCTACATGCATATTACTCGATCTCTGTTCTTCTTCCCCTtctcagattatatatatttaccttTATAGATAGACAATTGGCATTTTGTATATAAGAATAATTGTTTTTTCTGCGTATGTGTTAGAACCGACACCTGTTTGACCCTTAATAATGAGTACCGGAACCTAATATTTATAACACGGTTTGTtcataaaatttactggtggtaggatctcttgtgagtccgcgcgggtaggtatcaccaccctgcctatttctgccgtgaagcagtaatgcgtttcggtttgaagggtggggcagccgttgtaactgtagtgagaccttagaacttatatctcaaggtgggtggcgaatttacggttgtagatgtctatgggcttcagtaaccacctaacaccagatgggctgtgaaatcgtccacccatctaagcaataaataataataataataattttaatttcactttaCGCTAATTACTTCACAGGTAGCACGGCTATCCTGCATTCGGCGTATGCTACACTTTGCTTTAAAGCAATCTGGTGCCAGTAAGATTCCGAATTATAATTCTAGACTATTGTGCGAATGATTTCAATTGATGTGCGATTACATTTGCTGAATTCCATTTTCAGGAGTGCACCAAAAGGAACGGAATATCCGGATATTTTCAATTACATGCAATACTCTGCTTTTGCGTTTCCGGTTGCTCTGCTAATTCACATACTAAATTTTGCATACCACATGATGCTTATCAATAGGTAAttgaatttattacaaaatgctGGATATAGATAGGTACGTGAGATTCAATATTTATGTGTACCAGTGTTCGATGATTTAttgaaattcgacaataatcaCTAAAACCTTAcaatttagattaaatttacttataatattatttttttgtttatgtaaagaaacaaaaaaaacctcaattTTTTATAGCATAGCACCACAGCACTAAAATCTCATTATAGCTACTGAGCAAACAAAAAAGACCATTGGttaacaaataaagtaaaagATACTGAACAGTTTTTCTCTTTACAtgtttacataattatttagttTGGGGGCTCTTCCACTGATACATGTCTGTCCGGATATTTATTAGGGGGCATGAGTAAGCAAATCCAATCGCTTTTAGCTGTTGATACTACGATACATTCCTTAATTTGTTTCTTGTGTCCAAATTCTTCCTGCTTTTACCGCTAATTTATTGGTACATTTGCTTGTGGTAAGGTGTATTATAGCCTGGCACGTATATGTAATACATTTTTGGTCTATAGCATTTGAACTTTATAGTCCGCATGATATGCTAGGAGgattaaaatagtatttaacCCTTAATtttatcgtcttttcgcattaaaattgtacaatttccaaaaatattcgaaattgaattaatatgcggaataatttggtatcaccagtatttttctcataaatattgtcaaaagaGATATTTTGACtaccattaacaaaattaatacataattttatcttacttcaaAAGACATATAATgcaactggtaaaaaataaatgttgcaaagatgattaatattaaaaatatcacatgttaaaccttaaaacactctcctgtaaattttagtaagttttgagattatacagttttaatgcgagaagacgttATGTCTTATAAAATCTATAGGTTTTAAACATTTTCCTATTtcaaaactgtatttttttcattaaaatgtacAGGTTTGTGGGAAAGCCGATGAGTTCGAACAGTATGAATGAACTACGAAAATCTCTTTTGAAACATAAAAGTTCATTGCCACCATCAGTTACAGTTCATGAAAAGGTAAATAtggaataaatttcaattatgacTGAATTAGTTTAGCCACGACTTAATTTAAAAGacctcatttaaaaaaaattatgaagaattttaaatcaatcaatttcAAGTGACCTAGCAATTTTTATATCAATAGAAGATCAATGTTGTTGATGCCTATctgtcacaataaaaaaaaaatgataatttcaAAGTACAGTgatgttgtgtgtgtgtgtgcgtacaATGTGAAGAAGAATGAACTTTTACATTAAGGTAATCATAATCCCAAGATTATGCCGTAAATGTAGTTTTTATTGTGTCTGCGACTCGTGAAgttctaaattttaattaaaagataatcGCTTAAGTACTTTTATATGTAGGTATTACAAATTCCGAACATTGAACCCGTCGATTTACGGAGAGCAAAAATGATTCTACTATTtctttttcaataattaattaattcattatattattattaatatttgtataatatcgtagaatttttttttcagctcacagtatttttttcgattttggCTCTGATAGTATTTTTCTTCCGGTGGAGTAGCTTTCTCGAGCACATGGGCTGGGCTGCTTTTAGTAAAGAAAAAGGGGCACCAGAAATACCGGGGTAAAAATATCttcttaattatatttagaaAAACCAGTTTGTCgtattaaatttatcttttataatTACTAGCAGAACACATTAACGGTAGGATAAAAATTATTGCTGAAATGTTTATATGCGGTGCTgcctaaatatttttattatttatcattatttattgtagATCATATAAGCATTTTATTAACAATTACACGTTATTAAATAGTTGATACATACACAAGGAAAGTTTTTAAAAAGCTTGATGCATTAGTGTATTTCAGAATACAGACAGCAGCTTTAGATCTATGAGCAACCGTCAAATTTGAGTGATATCtgtatatactatatatttgaGTGATATATGTAATAGACTGCTTACATCACCTaccgtaataacaataatacacataataatatcacGTATGTTCTCTACGAGTCACCATACGCtgtacataaatttaaaaaaaattctctgTTGTACCTTACGAAAcatgatattattatacctaTACTTTAGGCTTTTATGATGTGTTTTTACAGCAATATTTCAAAACGTTGAATATATTAAAGTTAATGAATACTCATCAAACAAACAGATGATGTGGGGagtggtaattaaaaaaaatacatacaaattgaATTTGTTTAGCCTTTCTGGACTTAACGATAGCTTTTATTTGGATCCGGTCGTATATATTGACAATAAGCAAGTTTATTTTAACTGGCATATAAGTAGAACAAATAgatttgattttgaatttaatttatatcccgcggctaattattattaaaggttatattatattttccatTTTCTTATAACAATTATCAGATGATCTTATAATTGTCGTTTTCAGCTTGAAAGACGCTACTGTTGCTGCCTTATTTGTAATTGCTTTACATATACTACCGAAAAGCTTTGGATTTGTTAAGCTCTTAATTGCTGAAAGTAAGTACAATCTGAATACTAAAATTCAACAGTGTAGTTTAATTATGTAGCAGTAAGCAGCCGCtgtggtattgctgatgtccatgaaccaCAGTGactgcttaccatcaggtgggtcgtgtattaaaatatactagaggtcccgcagtagtcgaaattcgactataattaattggaattgtaagtttacactattatgattgtattttatacttctataatcacaaatttcgccaagactacactaaagacaaacaatatttaatctcaatttgacaacagacgtcaagaacaaaagtttgacaataaatagtgtgcatgcgtgtgtgcgtcaaatacacggtatgcagtgtgcgtaatgttttctttattgatttaatgtacatatcttttatgcattatttttaaacaatattagcattgtgcactttttctctatattctacgcgcaattttcgtaaaaaggtatacaaagtttttgcttcacgtattattaaaatatattatattacctaATATTAtcagttatataatttttaattcactCGCATTAGGtaccgattttttttgtaaatcatgGATAGCTTgttaataatttacaatttttttagagAGAAGTGAACTGCCACCGAACAAACCAGAATCAGCCATACTTTGGTGGCGATTTGTCGATAAAAATTTGAACTACGGCTACATGTTTCTCATTGGTAAGAACATTGTTTTACtgcgttttttttcttattatataaaactacgtttattttcaaatgtataattaaacaaatgaccTTAAAATACACTGGGTATTAGCTATAAGGATTACCTCATAGTAAATACCTTCGAAGACACCTCGATGTGATATTAATACCATAGATACCTCGAAACGTGACGTCATCgatatgcgtttcggtttgaagggcgggcagccTAGCCgttgtacttaaaaaaaaaactgtcacttACAACTCAGGactaattacataaattataattttgcacgtttgatttttattatgcgatgttattcattcatcgtggaagtgaatcgtgagcatttgttatgtacgtatttcatgagaaaaattgatacctgcccGCAGGGATCGAGACACCATGGTATCGTTCGATAGGAAGGCACCGGGCGTCTTTTCCtataggccaagacgacttcgttgcaaactgagacttagaactcatgtctcaaggtcggtgtTGGCATTTACGTGATTGATacttatgggctccagtaactatttaacacgaAGTGGGCCGTTAGTTCATCCATCCATCTTACCAAAAAACCCATATAGTAATTATCAATAGTCAAACTATCAGTAATTATctcattttgtaattaaatattagcttataTCTGCTATGGGAAAATAGGAATTATTAGCCGATGCCCTTTATTTTGGTCTTTCAAACTAATTATTAGATGTCATATAACGTTTAAGATTTTAGTCTTCGCTATTGCAATTTCGTCCAAACTTATATTGTTTTAGGGTCTGGTGTTGCTTTACAAGCAGCAATTCAAGATACTGGATTAGACAAGATTATAGGTGCACATTTTGGCAAAGCTTTTACGGGTCGATCCTGGAATACATCATTGTTCCTTGTATGTTTAGTGACTGTCATATTTGCGAATGTCATGACTGGTGTAGCTGCCTGTGTTTCTTTTCTACCATTTGTTTTGAGTATGGTACGTTTTTGTagactttttataatattattgagtcaatttttgtgaaaaatattttgttacaaaTTGATTACTCGTTACACATTACTCGGTCACTGTAAACTTTCATCAAAAAATTAGGTAATAACAACGATTTGGTTGACTAaaccacaattaaaaaaatgggcCATTATCCACTGGATCAAGGCACCGCAGGGCCGATCGTTGTTGCGCGCGTTAGGAAGGCCTGTGTCTAATAGTGGACATCTGTAGGCTGATATATAGATATGGAGATTGTTAGTAAAAAGTGAGATAATTTAAAGCtgctgattattttttttaattaattgggGTAACTTCAATACAGAGATTGAGAGACGCATACGACTGGGTTGGTCGGCATTTGGGAAATTCCGTGCAATCCTCACCTCGCAAATTCCTCAATGCCTGAAGACAAAAGTCTTTAACCAGTGCATTCTCCCCGCTATGACCTACGGCGCGGAAACCTGGACACTGACGGCAGGGCTGgcccataagttaagagtcgcacagcgggcgatggaAAGAGCTATGCTAggtatttctctaagggacaaaatccggaacgaagaaattcaACGGAGAACgaaagtcgacgacatagctctcaaagctagcaggctgaagtggcaatgggccggtcacatctgtcgagccagcgacgccaggtgggggaggaaagttctcgaatggaggccacggatgggtacaaggagcatggggcgtcctccaaccaggtggactgacgacttagtgcgcacggcgggaagtcgttggatgcggaaggcggaggaccgcattatgtggaagacattggggaaggcctatgtccagcagtgggcagataaaggatgatgatgatgatgatgatgattattatattattatttttttggaaaatgaataataataataatacatataaaatcaGCTCAACCCACAATACAGCACTTACTACCAAACCTCATAAACATTGATACCTGAATATTAATTACCACTGTTGTTCTTCACCACGTTGGTCTTCAAAGCATTCAAATGAATAAATGTGTTTATGCCAGAGATTTAATGCTTCTGTTAATCTACATTGTAgtagtataaataataaaatgattttaaaattttccttCAGGCTGTTGAACCTAAGGCAAAGGTTTTCCGGAGCCATCCATGGCCGTCTAAGGTGTATGTTGGTGCGCTAGGCGTTGGTGTTGGTTGTTCGTTTGGTTACATGTTCCCTTTTATGTATACACCTGCTTACTTTTGTCACTACACTGGGAAAGTTCCAGTTAAAAAAATGGTATGTATTGATCTCGTATTCttgatatattaaattaataaataaggaGCCACGCGTAGCGCCTCCGTACAGTGCGTCATAGCTAGCTAACTATATAAAAGGATAAATGTTTGTCaccaaaacaatatttaaaattaatataatttctaataaggatgtaaaattttaaacagcGATATTAGATAGTTTATTTCACTACATTACAATTACGGTAATGTGGGTTACCTGTGTAACTATGTAGTAACACTACAAACACATGttacaaaatacataattttgataaaatttcttAACATTGACGAAGCTTATGTCCGAAGTAAAAAGTTCTTTATGAGTAAGTATCATGACAATTTTAATGATGCAGCAAAAGCTTAAAACTTAACAGAGCTTAACCAAACTATACAATTATctatcaaatataatattttacttataaatatgaagagttaataatattttaataatatttttattttaataatatttcaatgaagagttaataatattttaagtgtATGTAAATTTTTACCAAGCTAATTTTACCAAGTAATGGGATTCTTGACAGTGTAATCTATTTTGTAACTAAATCAcgtctgtttatttttttctttcttttttaggCTAAATATTCTATAGGTAGTGTTATTATCAGTCTGATCGTGTTATGGTTGGCATTGGTCTATTGGGCACCGTATTTATGGGATCCCACTGACAAGGGTATAACGCCTGTAGCCACGGCCACTGTTTCTCCATCTGGAAATGGAACTACCCACGCAGGAGCAGGACCAGCAGCAAAGCCGACACCACCTCCTCCGGGACCAGCAAAACCGCCAGCGAAGAAACCGTAAACGTTATGAAAAACAAACGGACggaaaaggttttttttgttgcaatttcATTGTTCTTATATATAAAGGACTGATAGTTTAAACCATTTATTGAATTTGTTCAAAGTCacatattcaatatttaaatgccCATAAAACGTTTGTCAAAAAGCTACTTGCCCATGTGAACTACTTTTTATCAGTTATTTCGTCAATATGTTCGAGAAGAACgggatatttatttttagtttaactGACAAGTTTCATTTTGTAATCGCATTGTAACTaaggttttaaataaatattcagtattacaaattgttttttttatttatttcgcacTAGGAACCTATCCATGAAGGATATTCATGTAAATCTGGCCATATAACTGGAGCCCAGAAGTAAATAGCAAACCAAGTGAGGATTAAAGTTGAAATCGTTGGTCCTATGCCTGCTTTCATCTAAAAGAAGATAAATTTTCAACTTAATGTATTTTATCTTTATGATAGCTACTAATATCATTTAAACACGGTGGAATATAAGTTACATGGTTATAGTTCACACGCTATGGATACATTTCTGTATAGACTAATAATATCTTACTGCAGAAACAATACGTCTGAGATAACTATTCTTGGTTACAGTCGtacttcattatttaaaatttattattgcaCATTTAACGCCTAACCCAATATCTCACAAATATTTACTGATAATATTTGTGAGATAcaatcttaattattttaaagtacatataacataaaaattaaattcaattcaatcaCCAAACGAGAGCTGGGTCTAAATTATACCAAGCTGTAGAATAATGCCTACCATTTTAGAAGTAGGGATATCTGCAGCACCTTGAACTATCAGATTACCCGGAGTTCCAACAGGtaaacaaaagcaataagatgcaGAAAATCCAGCTGCTATGTTATACCAGAGCGGATTAACCTTTACTTGCTTGGcctgaaatgaaaaatatttttccattattTTTCATATAGTTCGTAAAAGTTGGTGATTGAGTCAGGTGCAAAATTGGATAGTAAACTGCTATTTATTTTAGAGTTaaataccatttttttgtttctatcgcaaaataattaaaacatgctataaaaaataaaggtttAAAGTTAATAGAGAATTGACCCTAAAAAATCAACACTTCAATTAAACTAATACCGCAGCAAATGATTAATAAGCTTGattactttttaaaaattttgatcTGACAGATCAGttagaaatgtatttattactgATGCTAGGGCATTTTTTGCGTCTGCACACTTCCTCTTTCTGTCACGAAGTAGCAATGCTTTTTGCTATCAATAGTGAGACAGCCGTTATGATTAGAATTATgatttagacctcatgtttTAAGGTGGCAGGCACATTCACGTAGTGATTGTCTATtagcttcggtaaccatttaatgcCGCGTTAGCTGTCAGCTCCTTCGCCCAACTAAGAAGAAAAGTGTGTTTTCTCTGTGATAGTCGTACCAACTGCATAGCTATTGGAGCCAAAACATTGCAGACAACAACGTTTGAAGCAAAATTGGTAATGAAAATAGTAAAAGTAATGATAAGAAAAATTATGAATGAATTTGGTAGTGTCTTTAAGTTTTGCAAGACATCTCCGATTCGTCCGTTGAGGTCTGAATACTCTTCTTTTGCTGCTTCAGAGAGAGCAAATCCACCTCCTGCAATGTAATGTAATCTTAATATTGCTCCGCTTATAATTTCGATTTTTTACTGAACAGTCTTATTCAAATTAGTTACGTCGTCTTACCTAAAAGAAACATAAAACTGTATGGCAATGTATCATTTACTATTTTCCAGTTTAATACAGACGATATAGGTGCCTTTGTTAAATCCCCGTAAGCTAAAAGTAATAAAAGTCCATAATTAATTACTTGCTATTTTAAGGGGATCTTAGTTATAGATGAAAAGTAGCTTACATTTTGCCCTAAagttcttaaaaat
The Bombyx mori chromosome 17, ASM3026992v2 DNA segment above includes these coding regions:
- the LOC101745076 gene encoding protein I'm not dead yet: MGKETPKSDAKGKSGKNKDDEGKGIVDTIKSFFRGKDPRTPVKGVAPRIKNVVLMHFRGIFGMLVPICALTWQGKKGVNSITVQCMWLWMLWFFLLQPVAIPATGLIPIFILPMAGVMPTIETCVCYMNENIVLFILTGMLLLLLNNSGVDRRIALKLLCSGDACQFSGKRLVFKCSTAAFFLSMFSSRLITSSMITQMVTPALMDLQSATSRYRDSEPDYDEMRYIINNAIQTASAIGSTAILHSAYATLCFKAIWCQSAPKGTEYPDIFNYMQYSAFAFPVALLIHILNFAYHMMLINRFVGKPMSSNSMNELRKSLLKHKSSLPPSVTVHEKLTVFFSILALIVFFFRWSSFLEHMGWAAFSKEKGAPEIPGLKDATVAALFVIALHILPKSFGFVKLLIAEKRSELPPNKPESAILWWRFVDKNLNYGYMFLIGSGVALQAAIQDTGLDKIIGAHFGKAFTGRSWNTSLFLVCLVTVIFANVMTGVAACVSFLPFVLSMAVEPKAKVFRSHPWPSKVYVGALGVGVGCSFGYMFPFMYTPAYFCHYTGKVPVKKMAKYSIGSVIISLIVLWLALVYWAPYLWDPTDKGITPVATATVSPSGNGTTHAGAGPAAKPTPPPPGPAKPPAKKP